A part of Maridesulfovibrio hydrothermalis AM13 = DSM 14728 genomic DNA contains:
- a CDS encoding DUF4434 domain-containing protein: MKYIFKKIFTIIISVVLLNPATPCFADNGVAGTFLQPTGLVKNWDEDTWETVFETYEQLGIKEVIVQWLVYSEFYLDRAGEGGKYDPSVIKKALYYAEKYNMKITLGCMFLDSYWERIKSQPDLIKVHLKRIRYGTSLAMQELAPLLNKSSAFAGWYIAQEIDDRTWLGESQKALLCSFISNIYDELNSFVAGKPISISAFSNGWASPETLGLFWKDVAQRSGLDRVLFQDGVGVEKLTIDEAVLYLQNIQNKLKDTTCIVQPVVEIFEKLDGPEFKAVPASAKRIKRQLAAELPYAPDGVILFSVAEYMSPLGGPEAEHLLRKMLDTDG; encoded by the coding sequence ATGAAATATATATTTAAAAAGATTTTCACCATAATAATTTCCGTTGTTTTACTGAATCCGGCTACACCGTGTTTTGCCGATAACGGGGTTGCGGGAACTTTTTTACAGCCGACCGGTCTTGTTAAAAATTGGGATGAAGATACATGGGAAACTGTTTTTGAAACTTACGAACAGCTTGGCATTAAAGAGGTTATTGTCCAGTGGCTTGTTTATAGTGAGTTTTATCTTGATCGCGCGGGAGAGGGGGGTAAATATGATCCGTCAGTAATCAAAAAAGCACTATATTATGCTGAAAAGTATAATATGAAGATTACACTGGGCTGCATGTTTCTGGATTCATACTGGGAAAGGATTAAATCGCAACCTGACTTGATAAAAGTTCACCTAAAGAGGATTCGCTACGGGACTTCTTTAGCTATGCAGGAGCTTGCCCCTCTTTTAAATAAAAGCAGCGCCTTTGCAGGCTGGTATATTGCGCAGGAGATTGATGACCGCACATGGCTTGGTGAAAGTCAAAAAGCATTACTTTGTTCTTTTATCAGCAACATCTATGATGAGTTAAATTCCTTTGTCGCTGGAAAGCCGATATCTATTTCGGCATTTAGTAACGGCTGGGCTTCGCCGGAGACACTAGGGCTGTTCTGGAAGGATGTTGCGCAACGCTCTGGTCTCGACAGGGTGCTTTTTCAGGACGGGGTGGGAGTGGAAAAACTGACTATTGATGAAGCTGTACTCTACCTTCAAAATATTCAAAATAAGTTAAAAGATACGACTTGCATTGTTCAACCTGTTGTTGAGATTTTTGAAAAACTGGATGGGCCTGAATTTAAAGCTGTTCCAGCTTCTGCAAAGCGAATTAAAAGGCAATTGGCAGCAGAGCTTCCGTACGCTCCTGACGGTGTAATCCTTTTTAGCGTGGCTGAGTATATGAGCCCCTTAGGAGGTCCTGAGGCTGAACACTTACTTAGAAAAATGCTTGATACTGATGGATGA
- a CDS encoding tetratricopeptide repeat protein, translating into MLFPSVSYGQQPVKQKGWVDKQLLEIQIFPFKDRAYRFLQQGKPQQAAAEFAKALNLDNSDTVLRMDYAQALFSSQKYEEAAQQAAKIITINPDDDHAVLLRSEALQKCGNHSEAVKTLASALEKGRFDPGVRKKITTSLVNLLLNQHDYAKAYKLLKEEPTSFSSGKKNYIQAVVYKNSGRPAEAKAAYKSALLDKIEAQDRIISLSDLADLEMDEGNFQEARTYLLEAYKLNSYLSSISSRMADLEYKTGHYDQALKWADRSLQLEDNKNVYLLKAFILSKLNQPGSALNIFDELITKSDSNIEKAQLYVHKGNISNSYGQLKTAEESFRNALALKSDVATMRSLAMVYSAQGKWDETVETYKLILQSYDSPEDRVQLAVALMECGKDKQAIEALREAVNSGKLSSDDEHYALSQLGFLEYNSGEFLSAEQTFQKIAEKFSFNQKNQLALGRTQLKLGKYDLALSSFLKVNGASKNYETMMLIAEAYEKSGQQNKALEEYYSVINTNYVKGDALASVLERAGMLESLGDNFSKAGILYEKAYALAKNKDTELLLRAGEAYFSANELSKTIQALKAYFSKPDSKYCFEAYRLVGASFLEQDLFDEAGENYMDALNDSRLSDKQRYRILVNIGYIKLRQGRNSEGIEFLRKAMKFSDENFKVRLDIAEALYKLGKYTEALAEFKKAESSEMPEQVYTGISFCYDKLNKPGLALHYMTLAEKCSANNSELQRLALFDQLAYLCMSEESYRKAVEYYEKSLAIKQSSLRSYGLGRSQRLLQDMPSARQAFASVSPEELSISNRAQFYEEMGRINSYEKDYAQAINYFSKAGNEKPSSERLYLQGQAEGKVGNLDKAIDCYQRALKENPYDVYAVSLGYAYYNKGDFEKTVPLFEDVYSRDNDYIKLPEDLAYITKKLYRNEDSIDWFKVAIDNKPFYFDETPASLRKKIYGFKDELRSLTNRFDLTAFYSYSENGVAATTDSQDVRAGILDNSAGVELGYTPEEFGFRNGKIFQFIGRVTIGKTKDNAFSFDTDSLQGAFGVRYKPFSQINAAVGVERLIKLGNKAEDNTLLRVMASWDDGWAMKPAESSWNYSFVFGEADYYLEGYQRAVFILHGRQGWTWNIDDQWLITPHAYATYKYITPDRDKTSYFEAGPGLSIRFLEGESKYISYEREWEFLLRYSFGSYLEGTKSSFNGLSGSLRFSF; encoded by the coding sequence TTGCTGTTTCCTTCAGTAAGCTACGGGCAGCAGCCTGTGAAGCAGAAAGGATGGGTGGATAAACAACTTTTAGAAATACAAATTTTCCCGTTTAAGGATAGAGCCTATCGCTTTTTGCAGCAGGGCAAACCGCAACAGGCTGCCGCAGAGTTTGCCAAAGCTCTTAATCTTGACAATTCCGATACCGTTCTCCGCATGGATTACGCTCAAGCTCTTTTTTCTTCGCAGAAATATGAGGAAGCAGCTCAGCAGGCTGCAAAGATAATTACAATAAATCCTGATGATGATCATGCCGTTCTATTAAGGTCCGAAGCTCTTCAAAAATGTGGTAATCACAGCGAGGCCGTAAAGACTCTTGCCTCCGCACTCGAAAAGGGCCGCTTTGATCCGGGGGTAAGAAAAAAAATAACAACCAGTCTGGTTAATTTATTACTGAATCAGCATGATTACGCTAAAGCCTATAAGTTATTAAAGGAAGAGCCGACATCTTTCAGTTCTGGGAAAAAAAATTATATTCAAGCAGTAGTATATAAAAATTCAGGTCGGCCTGCTGAAGCCAAAGCTGCATATAAATCTGCTCTCTTAGACAAAATAGAAGCACAAGACCGTATCATTTCTTTAAGTGATTTAGCCGATCTTGAAATGGACGAAGGTAATTTTCAGGAAGCGCGGACATATTTGCTCGAGGCCTATAAGCTTAACTCATATTTAAGCTCTATTTCATCAAGAATGGCGGATCTTGAGTACAAGACAGGACATTATGATCAGGCTCTTAAATGGGCAGACAGATCGCTGCAACTTGAAGACAATAAAAATGTTTATCTGCTTAAAGCATTCATTCTTTCCAAGCTGAACCAGCCCGGTTCAGCCTTAAATATTTTTGATGAGTTAATTACCAAGTCTGATTCAAATATCGAGAAGGCTCAACTTTATGTGCATAAAGGTAATATTTCTAATTCTTATGGGCAGTTGAAAACAGCCGAAGAGTCTTTTAGGAATGCTTTGGCTCTTAAGTCAGATGTTGCAACAATGAGATCTCTGGCTATGGTTTACAGTGCCCAAGGTAAATGGGATGAAACTGTAGAAACTTATAAGTTAATACTGCAAAGCTATGATTCTCCTGAAGACAGAGTTCAACTTGCTGTTGCTTTGATGGAATGTGGAAAGGATAAGCAAGCTATTGAAGCTTTAAGAGAGGCGGTAAATTCCGGTAAACTATCTTCTGATGATGAACATTATGCTTTGTCACAACTTGGTTTTCTTGAATATAACTCTGGCGAATTTCTTTCTGCCGAACAGACATTTCAAAAAATAGCTGAAAAATTTTCTTTTAATCAGAAAAATCAGCTGGCCTTAGGAAGAACGCAGCTTAAACTGGGTAAATATGATTTGGCTCTATCCAGTTTTCTTAAGGTGAACGGTGCGTCCAAAAATTACGAGACCATGATGCTTATTGCGGAGGCCTACGAAAAAAGTGGACAGCAGAACAAAGCTTTAGAAGAGTATTATTCAGTAATTAATACAAATTATGTGAAGGGAGATGCACTTGCATCTGTTCTTGAACGTGCTGGCATGCTTGAAAGCTTAGGAGACAATTTTTCTAAAGCTGGAATTTTGTATGAAAAAGCTTACGCTCTTGCGAAAAATAAAGATACAGAGCTTTTGCTGCGGGCTGGCGAAGCTTATTTTTCTGCAAATGAATTAAGTAAGACAATACAGGCATTAAAAGCATATTTTTCCAAGCCTGACTCAAAATATTGTTTTGAAGCCTATCGACTGGTCGGTGCGAGTTTTTTAGAGCAGGATTTATTTGATGAGGCTGGCGAAAATTACATGGATGCCTTAAACGATTCCCGGCTAAGTGATAAGCAGCGGTATAGAATATTGGTTAATATCGGCTATATCAAGTTGCGGCAGGGGAGAAATTCTGAAGGCATTGAATTTTTGCGTAAAGCCATGAAATTCAGCGATGAAAATTTTAAAGTCCGCTTAGACATAGCTGAAGCTTTGTATAAGCTGGGAAAATACACCGAAGCCCTTGCTGAATTTAAGAAGGCTGAATCCTCTGAGATGCCTGAACAGGTGTATACTGGGATTTCATTCTGCTATGATAAACTGAATAAACCCGGTCTCGCTCTGCACTATATGACTCTGGCAGAAAAATGTTCTGCTAATAATTCTGAGTTGCAACGGCTGGCTCTGTTTGATCAACTTGCATATTTGTGCATGAGCGAAGAGAGTTATCGAAAGGCCGTTGAATATTATGAAAAAAGTCTGGCTATAAAGCAGAGTTCGCTTCGCAGTTACGGCCTTGGAAGATCGCAACGACTGCTTCAGGATATGCCTTCAGCCAGACAGGCTTTTGCTTCTGTTTCTCCGGAAGAACTTTCTATAAGCAACAGAGCGCAGTTCTATGAAGAAATGGGCCGGATTAACAGCTATGAGAAAGATTATGCTCAAGCAATAAATTATTTTTCAAAAGCAGGGAATGAAAAGCCATCTTCGGAGCGGTTGTATTTGCAAGGGCAGGCCGAAGGTAAAGTCGGCAATCTGGATAAAGCAATAGACTGTTACCAGAGGGCCTTAAAGGAAAATCCTTATGACGTATACGCCGTTTCTCTCGGTTATGCATATTACAATAAGGGTGATTTTGAAAAAACAGTTCCTCTTTTTGAAGATGTTTATAGCCGCGACAACGATTACATCAAACTGCCTGAAGATTTAGCATACATAACAAAAAAACTTTATCGAAATGAAGACTCTATTGATTGGTTTAAAGTAGCCATAGATAACAAACCATTTTATTTTGATGAAACGCCGGCTTCTTTACGGAAAAAGATATATGGATTTAAGGACGAGCTTCGCTCCCTGACCAACCGTTTCGATTTGACAGCATTTTATTCCTATTCTGAAAATGGTGTTGCAGCGACAACAGATTCTCAAGATGTCAGGGCGGGGATTCTTGATAACTCCGCAGGAGTAGAACTCGGGTATACTCCAGAAGAATTCGGTTTCAGAAATGGTAAAATATTTCAGTTTATCGGCAGAGTTACTATAGGCAAAACAAAAGATAATGCATTTAGTTTTGATACGGATAGTTTGCAGGGGGCATTTGGTGTCAGGTACAAACCATTTAGTCAAATAAATGCGGCTGTCGGGGTCGAAAGATTAATTAAGCTGGGCAATAAAGCTGAAGATAATACTTTGCTCCGTGTAATGGCTTCATGGGATGACGGCTGGGCTATGAAGCCTGCAGAGTCCAGTTGGAATTATTCGTTTGTTTTTGGTGAAGCGGATTATTACCTTGAAGGTTACCAGCGTGCTGTGTTCATTCTCCACGGTCGTCAGGGGTGGACTTGGAATATTGACGATCAATGGCTTATAACTCCGCATGCCTATGCGACATATAAGTACATAACTCCTGACCGGGATAAAACCAGTTATTTTGAAGCTGGCCCGGGGCTTTCGATTCGTTTTCTGGAAGGGGAGAGTAAATATATTTCATATGAGCGTGAATGGGAATTTTTGCTGCGTTATAGTTTCGGATCATACTTGGAAGGAACAAAAAGCAGTTTTAATGGTTTAAGCGGGAGTTTGCGATTTAGTTTTTAA
- a CDS encoding glycosyl transferase family protein, which yields MMFDQVFLFLFLGLKLTFLLVALVFVISGIDELFIDACYFGRALYRRLFILPRHKPLTEEMLLAKPEQSIAMMIPCWDESAVIRRMLENTLKTVTYSNYTIFVGTYPNDPATHREVELVRQKFGNVERIVCPKDGPTSKADCLNWLYEGIQLFEKDNNKVFDIFLMDDSEDIIHPLLLKLCNYVIPKLDMIQLPVHPMVRKWTEFTGNHYIDEFAENHTRDLIVREMLTGAVPSAGVGTGFSRKALKTISQARSHQLFDINSLTEDYDFGLKIKEFGLKQAFVRQWVLRNKVVKSFWGKPKQIQVREYISIKEFFPNTFNTAVRQKTRWVMGIALQGWTTLGWRGGFASRYMLLRDRKSLITNMANLTGNALVVAIISISTYNMFTDSYRLPPMVGDSPEARTLVSLCLFFLVWRILMRFLFVFKTYNISQALQAIPRLFWANIINFVATNRAIYFYTKSVITGEKAAWDKTSHVYPSEEELRAYRRKLGDLLLDKRFLTIEQLDSALAAKRGSNKKLGQILLDMNFISEDQLVQTLGVQFKVETQEIDPYVTPFELLQLVPQKVAVKYSIFPIAMENGELIIASSDMLDEKSLHELEQEIGHSVSLRLSVKSDISFAIRRGYERLSCPVKNIPLGQRLVESGLVTNEVLQKALQTQRRQYRPLGEVLIDQKVIDEDSFEELKRDFIQQKSTARIGDFLISKGAIDSAQLQRGLKVQKDDSLTLGEILVKENAISEEQLLKIIKESKDSDYRGV from the coding sequence ATGATGTTTGATCAAGTTTTTCTTTTTCTTTTTTTAGGATTAAAGCTTACATTTCTTCTGGTTGCACTTGTTTTTGTAATTAGCGGAATTGATGAACTTTTTATCGATGCCTGTTATTTTGGGCGAGCGTTGTATCGTCGTCTTTTTATTCTTCCACGTCATAAGCCTCTTACCGAGGAAATGTTACTTGCCAAGCCGGAGCAGTCTATTGCGATGATGATTCCCTGCTGGGATGAATCTGCCGTGATCCGGCGCATGTTAGAGAACACCCTTAAAACGGTTACGTATTCAAATTATACTATTTTTGTAGGAACCTACCCCAACGACCCCGCAACTCATCGAGAGGTTGAGCTTGTCCGGCAGAAGTTTGGTAATGTTGAGCGTATTGTCTGCCCTAAAGACGGCCCGACCAGTAAGGCTGACTGTTTGAACTGGCTTTATGAGGGGATTCAGCTTTTTGAAAAGGATAATAATAAAGTCTTTGATATCTTTCTTATGGACGACTCTGAGGATATAATTCACCCCTTACTCCTAAAACTGTGCAATTACGTTATCCCCAAACTGGACATGATCCAACTGCCTGTACACCCCATGGTAAGAAAATGGACTGAGTTTACAGGCAATCATTATATTGATGAGTTTGCGGAGAATCACACCAGAGACCTGATCGTGCGTGAGATGCTCACTGGTGCTGTCCCTTCTGCGGGGGTCGGGACCGGCTTTAGCCGCAAGGCTTTAAAAACAATCTCTCAGGCAAGGTCGCATCAGCTTTTTGATATTAATTCACTGACAGAAGATTATGATTTTGGATTAAAAATAAAAGAGTTTGGACTAAAGCAGGCGTTTGTACGGCAGTGGGTTTTGAGGAATAAAGTCGTAAAAAGTTTTTGGGGAAAGCCTAAACAGATACAGGTTAGAGAGTATATTTCCATTAAGGAATTTTTCCCAAATACGTTTAATACTGCTGTGCGCCAAAAAACCAGATGGGTTATGGGGATTGCACTTCAAGGATGGACAACTCTCGGGTGGCGTGGAGGGTTTGCATCCCGCTATATGTTGCTGCGTGACCGCAAGTCGCTGATAACAAATATGGCCAATCTAACTGGAAATGCTCTGGTTGTAGCTATCATAAGTATTTCTACTTATAATATGTTTACAGACAGTTACCGGCTTCCACCTATGGTCGGGGACAGTCCGGAGGCAAGAACGTTAGTTTCTTTGTGTTTATTTTTTCTGGTTTGGAGAATTTTGATGCGGTTTTTATTTGTTTTTAAAACATATAATATTTCGCAGGCGTTACAGGCTATTCCCCGTTTATTCTGGGCTAATATTATTAATTTTGTGGCAACTAACCGGGCAATTTATTTTTATACAAAGTCTGTAATCACCGGGGAAAAAGCTGCATGGGATAAAACCAGCCATGTCTACCCTTCGGAAGAGGAATTACGTGCATACAGGCGTAAGCTCGGTGATTTGCTACTCGATAAAAGATTTCTTACAATCGAGCAGCTTGACTCTGCGCTTGCAGCCAAACGAGGTTCAAATAAAAAGCTCGGTCAGATTCTGCTGGATATGAACTTTATTTCCGAAGATCAACTGGTTCAGACTCTTGGGGTTCAATTTAAAGTTGAAACACAGGAAATAGATCCATATGTCACTCCGTTTGAACTTTTACAGCTCGTGCCGCAAAAAGTTGCAGTTAAGTATTCGATTTTTCCTATAGCGATGGAAAACGGAGAGCTTATAATTGCCAGCTCAGATATGCTGGATGAGAAAAGTTTGCATGAACTGGAACAGGAAATAGGTCATTCCGTTTCTTTAAGACTTTCTGTTAAAAGTGATATTTCATTTGCTATTAGAAGGGGATATGAACGTTTATCTTGCCCTGTAAAAAATATTCCTCTCGGGCAGAGACTTGTAGAGAGCGGTCTTGTAACAAATGAAGTTTTGCAAAAGGCTCTACAGACTCAGCGAAGACAATATAGACCTCTTGGAGAGGTGCTTATCGATCAGAAGGTCATAGATGAAGATTCTTTTGAAGAGTTGAAAAGGGATTTTATTCAACAAAAATCTACTGCCCGTATCGGGGACTTTTTAATTTCTAAAGGGGCCATTGACTCTGCGCAGCTTCAGCGCGGTTTAAAAGTTCAAAAGGATGACAGCCTTACTTTGGGAGAAATTCTGGTGAAAGAAAACGCTATATCCGAAGAACAGCTTCTTAAAATCATTAAAGAATCTAAGGACTCTGATTACCGTGGTGTATAA
- the wecB gene encoding non-hydrolyzing UDP-N-acetylglucosamine 2-epimerase has translation MADSNIKIAAVVGTRPEAIKMAPLIQHLTDRDGVETKLISTGQHRSQLDQVFSYFNIAADVDLNLMSTVKNLNELTANALLGVDALLDDINPDFLLVQGDTTTAFVGALAAFNRQIPVGHVEAGLRSGNIMNPYPEEANRRMVSVFATLNFAPTEIAKRKLLDEGVASEKILVTGNTVVDALHSISGKVNALPSHIAKVVDSDKRIILVTAHRRESLGKPLENICGAIERIAKQYADVEIIFPVHKNPKVRETVFSILSDIDRVHLIEPLDYFDFISVMKQSSLILSDSGGVQEEAPSFGVSVLIMRNTTERPEALESGALKLVGTESDSIVEHAQEFLNGTLDKSGLIAGNPFGDGFASKRIVDAVIAWKQGRMPLLAEYEVFSSNYNISQISN, from the coding sequence ATGGCTGATTCTAATATAAAAATAGCTGCTGTAGTAGGGACTCGTCCTGAAGCGATCAAGATGGCTCCGTTAATCCAGCATCTCACTGATAGAGACGGAGTAGAGACAAAGTTGATTTCTACAGGGCAGCATCGTTCTCAACTTGATCAAGTTTTTTCCTACTTTAATATAGCTGCCGATGTTGACTTAAATTTAATGAGTACTGTTAAGAATTTAAATGAGTTGACAGCAAATGCCCTTTTAGGGGTTGATGCCCTGCTTGATGATATTAATCCAGACTTTTTATTAGTTCAGGGTGATACAACAACAGCCTTTGTCGGCGCTTTGGCAGCCTTTAACCGCCAGATTCCAGTTGGTCACGTAGAAGCCGGTCTGCGAAGCGGGAATATTATGAATCCTTACCCAGAAGAAGCAAACCGCCGTATGGTCAGTGTTTTTGCTACTCTCAATTTTGCGCCGACTGAAATTGCTAAACGCAAGCTTCTTGATGAGGGGGTTGCTTCTGAAAAAATTTTAGTGACCGGTAACACAGTGGTAGATGCTCTCCATAGTATCTCCGGTAAAGTAAATGCTCTTCCAAGCCATATTGCTAAGGTGGTTGATTCAGATAAACGGATAATTTTAGTGACCGCTCATCGCCGTGAATCACTTGGAAAGCCTTTGGAAAATATATGCGGGGCAATTGAAAGAATAGCTAAGCAGTATGCTGATGTGGAAATAATTTTTCCTGTACATAAAAATCCCAAAGTAAGGGAAACCGTTTTCAGTATACTTTCTGATATTGATCGTGTTCACCTGATTGAACCTCTTGATTATTTTGATTTTATTTCAGTGATGAAGCAGTCCTCTTTAATACTCAGTGATTCAGGAGGAGTTCAGGAGGAGGCGCCGTCATTCGGAGTTTCTGTTTTGATTATGCGTAACACCACAGAACGTCCTGAAGCTCTGGAATCAGGAGCATTGAAGCTTGTAGGGACCGAAAGTGACTCCATCGTTGAACATGCACAAGAATTCTTGAATGGGACACTGGATAAAAGCGGTCTTATAGCGGGTAATCCGTTCGGCGACGGGTTTGCATCAAAACGAATTGTAGATGCTGTGATTGCATGGAAGCAAGGCCGGATGCCGCTTCTTGCAGAGTATGAAGTTTTCAGCAGTAACTATAATATTTCGCAAATTTCGAATTAA
- a CDS encoding PAS domain-containing sensor histidine kinase, with amino-acid sequence MKRRSDDTKKESVRNKLIGLGENSMRKSYYPELKERLNELERFRALVEYANDALFVLDAFSWSFADVNRTALKKTDYTREELLDSPPELVFPEDTCFLLHEVLIDDEVYSSWEKEDVSTTELLGKGGSKIPVEMTLKVHFVGGRLYIVMVARDVRRRLADQRELRRTRNYLGNVIDSMQSTLVGVDGSANVVLWNAHAAEETGISAEYAQGRFIFEVMPELRRFENLISRTIQGRQGGGTEIFHVERGQGTTFFEIVVFPFINEDESGAVIRVDDITARTRMEEVMVQTEKMMTVGGLAAGMAHEINNPLGGILQGTQNVLRRISSDLKKNHTVAEEVGIPFESIHEYCEKRGIIPKLESIQQLGERSARIVSNMLQFSRQSGGEKVCADIAQVVEAAIELSFSGYDLYHKSGDDGVEIIRELDRSIPDILCSPSEIEQVMINLIKNSVQAILSDPKRVEGRLGRIVVRLKPEKGFVRLEIEDNGPGMDAETRKNALEPFFTTKAAGEGTGLGLFVSYFIVTQKHNGTFVIETSYGKGMKVIIRLPSTCDCQHDDNCS; translated from the coding sequence ATGAAGCGGCGTTCTGATGACACTAAAAAAGAGAGTGTTCGCAATAAGTTGATCGGGCTTGGCGAAAACTCGATGCGAAAAAGCTATTATCCTGAACTCAAAGAGAGGCTTAATGAGCTTGAACGCTTTAGAGCTTTGGTGGAGTACGCTAATGATGCCTTATTTGTGCTGGATGCTTTTTCATGGAGCTTTGCCGATGTAAACAGGACGGCCCTTAAAAAAACCGATTATACCAGAGAGGAGCTTTTAGACAGTCCTCCTGAGCTGGTTTTTCCCGAAGACACCTGTTTTTTGCTGCATGAGGTGTTGATCGATGATGAAGTTTATTCATCATGGGAAAAAGAAGATGTTTCCACTACAGAACTGCTGGGCAAGGGCGGCTCTAAAATCCCTGTTGAAATGACGCTGAAAGTTCATTTTGTTGGAGGCCGTCTTTACATAGTAATGGTTGCCCGTGATGTCCGGCGCAGACTTGCAGATCAGAGGGAGCTTCGCCGGACCCGCAATTATCTCGGAAACGTGATTGATTCCATGCAGTCCACGCTGGTCGGGGTAGACGGAAGTGCTAATGTTGTTCTTTGGAACGCACATGCGGCAGAAGAAACGGGAATCTCAGCAGAATATGCTCAAGGGCGATTTATTTTTGAAGTGATGCCCGAACTCAGGAGATTTGAAAATCTTATTTCCCGCACTATTCAGGGCAGACAGGGTGGAGGAACTGAGATCTTCCATGTGGAACGTGGTCAGGGAACTACTTTTTTTGAAATAGTTGTCTTTCCGTTTATAAATGAAGATGAATCCGGTGCGGTTATCAGAGTGGACGATATTACTGCCCGAACCCGCATGGAAGAAGTTATGGTCCAGACTGAAAAAATGATGACAGTCGGGGGACTTGCCGCGGGAATGGCTCATGAAATCAATAACCCTCTGGGGGGAATTCTTCAGGGTACGCAAAATGTATTGCGCCGAATTTCCAGTGACCTGAAAAAGAACCATACCGTTGCAGAAGAGGTTGGAATTCCGTTTGAAAGTATTCATGAATATTGTGAGAAGCGTGGAATTATCCCTAAGCTTGAATCTATCCAGCAGCTTGGTGAACGTTCTGCGCGGATTGTTTCAAACATGCTGCAATTCAGCCGTCAGTCCGGTGGGGAGAAAGTTTGCGCCGATATTGCGCAGGTAGTTGAGGCCGCTATCGAGTTGTCGTTTAGCGGTTATGATCTTTACCATAAGTCAGGAGATGATGGGGTCGAAATTATCCGGGAGCTGGACCGTTCGATTCCAGATATTTTGTGTTCTCCATCAGAGATTGAACAGGTTATGATCAATCTGATAAAAAATTCTGTTCAGGCGATATTATCCGATCCGAAGCGCGTAGAAGGCCGGCTTGGCCGGATTGTCGTACGGCTCAAACCTGAAAAGGGTTTTGTGCGGCTTGAAATTGAAGATAACGGCCCCGGAATGGATGCTGAAACACGTAAAAATGCACTGGAACCTTTCTTTACAACTAAGGCTGCCGGTGAAGGGACCGGGCTTGGACTCTTTGTTTCGTACTTTATTGTGACCCAGAAGCACAACGGTACTTTTGTTATTGAAACCAGCTATGGAAAAGGGATGAAGGTCATTATCAGGCTGCCTTCGACCTGTGATTGCCAGCATGATGATAATTGCAGTTGA
- the ercA gene encoding alcohol dehydrogenase-like regulatory protein ErcA yields the protein MKEVIAMRKFVAPELIFGVGSSKLAGQYAENFGVNKALIVTDPGIADCPWVAAVQESLHKSGVETVVFSDVSENPRDVEVMKGADLYIEKGCDSIIAVGGGSPMDCAKGIGIVTTNKAHILSFEGVDMVESPGPPLICVPSTAGSSADVSQFAIITDTKRNVKISIVSKAMVPDAALIDPELTVTMNVQLTAATGLDALTHAIEAYVSNANSALTDLFALDAIKLISSYLVAVIEDPDDIDARGHVMLGSMEAGLAFSNAILGAVHAMAHSLGGLLDLPHGECNAILLPYVIKANFPFAIGRYIRIAEAMGVDVAGKSSEEVCEMLVDKIVELRKSVGITKSLRDFGLTQSEIPKLAKLALNDACMVTNPVDFSQEDVERIYEAAF from the coding sequence GTGAAAGAAGTTATTGCGATGCGTAAATTTGTGGCCCCTGAGCTTATCTTCGGAGTCGGCTCTTCTAAGCTTGCCGGACAGTATGCGGAAAACTTCGGGGTGAATAAAGCTTTAATCGTAACAGACCCCGGGATAGCCGACTGCCCCTGGGTTGCAGCTGTTCAGGAGAGTCTTCATAAATCAGGGGTGGAAACCGTTGTCTTCAGCGATGTTTCAGAAAATCCTCGTGATGTTGAGGTTATGAAGGGAGCTGATCTCTATATTGAGAAAGGATGCGATAGTATTATAGCCGTCGGCGGCGGAAGTCCGATGGATTGTGCTAAAGGAATTGGTATTGTTACAACAAATAAAGCCCATATCTTATCCTTTGAGGGGGTTGATATGGTCGAGTCTCCCGGACCGCCTCTTATTTGTGTACCTTCCACTGCCGGGAGTTCTGCCGATGTTTCCCAGTTTGCAATTATCACTGATACCAAACGTAATGTTAAAATAAGCATTGTCAGCAAAGCAATGGTTCCTGATGCCGCTCTTATCGACCCCGAGCTCACTGTAACTATGAATGTGCAGCTTACTGCTGCAACCGGACTGGATGCATTGACCCATGCGATTGAAGCTTATGTTTCCAATGCAAACTCCGCCCTGACGGATTTGTTTGCTCTTGATGCAATTAAGCTTATCAGCAGCTACCTTGTGGCCGTGATAGAAGACCCTGATGATATTGATGCACGTGGTCATGTCATGCTGGGTAGTATGGAAGCCGGACTGGCTTTTTCTAATGCTATTCTCGGCGCAGTTCACGCTATGGCTCACAGTCTGGGGGGGCTTCTTGATCTTCCTCATGGTGAGTGCAACGCGATCCTTCTTCCCTATGTCATCAAGGCCAACTTCCCTTTTGCCATTGGAAGGTATATTAGAATTGCTGAAGCAATGGGCGTTGATGTTGCTGGGAAATCCTCTGAAGAAGTGTGTGAAATGCTTGTTGATAAAATTGTAGAACTCCGAAAATCTGTAGGGATTACTAAGTCGTTAAGGGATTTTGGGCTTACTCAAAGTGAAATACCTAAACTTGCAAAACTGGCTTTGAATGATGCTTGTATGGTGACTAACCCCGTAGATTTTTCACAGGAAGATGTTGAGAGAATTTATGAAGCGGCGTTCTGA